Proteins encoded in a region of the Benincasa hispida cultivar B227 chromosome 2, ASM972705v1, whole genome shotgun sequence genome:
- the LOC120072299 gene encoding protein PGR produces the protein MEYHLIQPSVAVIISSIIAIRAYRRKSLDLSGAIAGFIVMLIHFAVSYRFGAVLLVFFFTSSKLTKVGEEKKRVVDADFKEGGQRNWIQVLSNSGIATVLAVLIWKITGWQDKCLDSKDSALVTALIGGILGHYSCCNGDTWSSELGILSDATPRLITNFKPVRKGTNGAVTNAGLLAATAAGAVVGLTFVLIGFFTAKCDYGTALKQLLVIPLAAVAGLCGSVIDSLLGATVQFSGFCTVRNKVVGKPGPTVKKISGLNILDNNAVNLVSVVLTTMLTSIACIYIF, from the exons ATGGAGTATCATCTGATTCAGCCTTCTGTCGCCGTAATAATCTCATCAATTATTGCTATCAGAGCATACCGAAGAAAATCGTTGGACCTCTCTGGAGCTATCGCCGGATTTATTGTCATGTTGATTCATTTCGCTGTCAGCTACAG GTTCGGTGCTGTGCTTCTTGTATTCTTTTTCACTTCGTCTAAGCTTACCAAGGTTGGGGAAGAGAAGAAACGAGTCGTTGATGCTGATTTTAAGGAAGGTGGTCAAAGGAATTG GATTCAAGTTCTTTCTAATAGTGGTATTGCTACGGTTTTGGCTGTGCTTATTTGGAAAATTACAGGGTGGCAAGATAAATGCCTGGACTCTAAAGATTCAGCTCTTGTCACTGCTCTCATTGGTGGCATTCTAGGGCACTACTCCTGCTGCAATGGGGACACATGGTCTTCTGAGCTTGGAATTCTTAGTGATGCAACACCTCGACTAATCACAAACTTCAAG CCTGTTCGAAAGGGTACAAATGGTGCAGTAACAAATGCAGGGCTCCTTGCTGCTACTGCTGCAGGCGCTGTCGTAGGATTGACATTTGTTCTCATTGGATTTTTCACTGCAAAATGTGATTATGGCACAGCGCTGAAACAGCTATTGGTAATTCCCCTAGCAGCCGTGGCTGGACTTTGTGGAAGTGTCATAGACTCTCTTTTGGGAGCAACAGTGCAATTCAGTGGATTCTGCACAGTTCGTAATAAG GTTGTAGGAAAACCCGGACCAACTGTAAAGAAAATATCAGGTCTCAACATTCTTGATAACAATGCCGTGAACCTTGTATCAGTAGTATTAACCACAATGCTTACTTCGATTGCCTGCATCTACATCTTTTGA
- the LOC120072300 gene encoding auxin-responsive protein IAA1-like: protein MSSSETVPESPESDLTQINFDETELTLGLPGAEFRPTDHKPNAKRCFLDTVDAGVGSSTSEPRDGHDQPQLISSGDRQKRAVMGWPPVRSYRKKTIEMNSKYVKVAADGAPYLRKLDLEMFDGYQQLFIAFEQLFTSFPICCDYLEEGNNLNPVKRADEYLPTYEDKDGDWMLVGDVPWKLFIESCKRIRLMKGSDAIGIAPRTP from the exons ATGTCATCGTCGGAGACAGTTCCAGAGTCGCCGGAATCTGATTTGACTCAAATCAATTTCGATGAAACTGAGCTCACCTTGGGACTTCCAGGAGCCGAATTCCGGCCAACTGATCACAAACCCAACGCCAAACGTTGTTTCCTTGACACTGTTGATGCCGGTGTTGGGAGCTCGACAAGCGAACCGCGTGACGGTCACGACCAGCCTCAACTCATCTCTTCCGGCGATA GGCAAAAGCGGGCAGTAATGGGTTGGCCGCCAGTGAGATCATACAGAAAAAAGACAATAGAAATGAACAGCAAATACGTTAAAGTTGCGGCTGATGGGGCGCCATATCTGCGTAAGCTCGACCTTGAGATGTTCGATGGCTATCAACAATTATTCATCGCATTTGAGCAATTGTTTACCTCTTTTCCTATATGTT GTGATTACTTGGAAGAAGGAAACAATTTGAACCCTGTGAAAAGAGCAGATGAATACTTACCAACCTATGAAGACAAAGATGGAGATTGGATGTTAGTCGGAGATGTCCCTTGGAA GTTGTTTATTGAATCTTGCAAACGTATTCGTCTGATGAAAGGTTCAGATGCCATTGGCAtag CTCCAAGGACACCATAA